DNA sequence from the Sulfurimonas sp. HSL3-7 genome:
ATCTCGCAAGCGCCGATATCATCTGTTATAACGGTTTTTGTTCGGTCCATCAGCTTTTCAGTGTTGATGATGTCGCTTTCTACCGTAAAAAATACCCGGGCATCAAGATCGCGGTGCATCCGGAGTGCGACCCCTCTGTCTGTGCTGTAGCGGATTTTGTAGGCTCAACCTCGCAGCTGATCAAATACATCGCCGACCTCGATCCCGAACAGAAGGTGGCCGTGGGTACGGAGTTCAACCTGGTCAACCGCCTGCGTAAGAAAAATACCTACGTCCTCTCTTCGACCAAGCCGGAATGCCCGACGATGAACGAGACGACACTGGAAGATCTTTACCTGACGCTTAAATCGATTGAAGACGGTGAGCCGATCAACGAGATCTTTATCGACGAAGAGACCCGAAAATGGGCTAAAGTCGCTCTTGACAGAATGTTGGCGCTATGATCAGGAAGTTTGTACTCGAAACCCTGGCGGAGGATGTCGGACGGGGTGATCTCTACGCATTGGTCTTCGAAGCACAAGCAGCATCGGCCAACATCATGGCCAAAAGTGACGGTGTCTTGGCGGGTGTAAAGTATTGTGATGTTCTGGCCAAAGAAGAGGGACTTTCAGTCACCTGGTTTAAAAACGATGGCGATACCTTTGCCAAAGGCGATCAGATAGCGCTCGTGGAGAGCGATTCGCACACGCTATTGAAGTGCGAACGCACCCTGCTCAATATGCTGCTGCATGCCTCCTCCATCGCCACGCTGACACGCCGTTTTGCCGATATCGTCAAACCCTACGGCACGCGTCTGTTGGACACACGCAAGACCCGTCCGATGCTGCGCGTCTTTGAGAAGTATGCGACGCGCTGCGGCGGTGCCGTCAACCACAGAATGGGGCTTGATGACTGCCTGATGCTGAAAGATACGCATCTGAAGACCATTGATGATCTTGACGCATTCATGGCCGAGGCGCGTCTGAAGATCCCGTTTACCTCAAAGATCGAGATCGAGGCGGAGACGTTTGCGCAGGCGAAGATGTTTATGGCGGCGGGTGCGGATATCGTGATGTGTGACAACATGACACCGGAACAGTTGGCGGAAGTGGTCGGCTATAAACAGGCCCATTACCCGGGTGTTCTGCTCGAAGCCAGCGGCAATATCTCTCTGGAGACGATCGAGGCCTATGCTAAAACGGGTGTCGACGCGATCAGTTCGGGTGCTTTGATCCATCAAGCCAACTGGATCGATCTTTCGATGAAAGTCAATTAGGGTAGCGGCACCTTTGTTTCAAGCTATTGATAATGCCCGTCATATTGTCCTGATTGCCCATATCAACCCTGACGCCGACTCTCTCGGTTCGGCGTCGGCAATGTACACCCATCTGCTTCGTTTGGAGAAGAAAATAACCCTTTTCTGCGTGACTGAACGTATCAATCCCCATTTGGCGTTTTTACCCTGGTTCGATAAAATACGCCATCAATTTCCGGCCAAAGCTGATCTAGCGATCAGTTTTGACTGCGGGGCCTATGCGCGTCTCGGTGTCGAGGTGGCATGCCCGATGGTCAATGTGGACCACCACAAAAGCAATGAGAACTACGGTGATGTCAATGTCATTGATATCTCTGCGATCAGTACGACACAGGTACTGTTTGATGCCTTTAAAAGAGAAGGCATTACGATAAATCCGAAGATGGCAACCGCACTTTATGCCGGACTCTTGGATGATTCTCACAGTTTTTTATCACCAAAGACGGATGCGAGAACATTTAAGATGGCAGAGGAGCTGACGCTAGCGAAAGCTGATACTTCGGAGTGCGCCGATGCTCTTTTT
Encoded proteins:
- the nadC gene encoding carboxylating nicotinate-nucleotide diphosphorylase, which gives rise to MIRKFVLETLAEDVGRGDLYALVFEAQAASANIMAKSDGVLAGVKYCDVLAKEEGLSVTWFKNDGDTFAKGDQIALVESDSHTLLKCERTLLNMLLHASSIATLTRRFADIVKPYGTRLLDTRKTRPMLRVFEKYATRCGGAVNHRMGLDDCLMLKDTHLKTIDDLDAFMAEARLKIPFTSKIEIEAETFAQAKMFMAAGADIVMCDNMTPEQLAEVVGYKQAHYPGVLLEASGNISLETIEAYAKTGVDAISSGALIHQANWIDLSMKVN
- a CDS encoding DHH family phosphoesterase; protein product: MFQAIDNARHIVLIAHINPDADSLGSASAMYTHLLRLEKKITLFCVTERINPHLAFLPWFDKIRHQFPAKADLAISFDCGAYARLGVEVACPMVNVDHHKSNENYGDVNVIDISAISTTQVLFDAFKREGITINPKMATALYAGLLDDSHSFLSPKTDARTFKMAEELTLAKADTSECADALFHRHSLAALRLKGMMFERMQLLFEARVVVHLVSAQMMAQSGAREVDCEAALEESMGLPHAVFALMLRENRDGTIKGSLRSTGDIDVEQIAKRFGGGGHSHAAGFDVENRPLAELCEEVLNIIKEEFI